The DNA window CAGGCCGCTATGCGCATTTCGAGCTGGGCGTGGACGAAGCCTGCCTGCATTGGCCGGCGCGCGGTACCGATGCCATGCTTAAGCGAACGCTGCGCGAGTTCTATGAGGCGCAGACCCGCGCCGATGTCGGCCAGTGGCTGCCGCGTTATCTGCCCGGTCTGCCGCGCGCACCGGCGCGGCTGCGTCTGAAGGTGATGTCCTCGCAGTGGGGATCACTGGCCCCGGATGGCAGCATGGCGCTGGACCTGGCGTTGGTGCTGGGGCGCCCATCGGCGTTCGAGTACGTGCTGGTGCACGAGCTGTGTCACCTGATCCAGGCCAATCATTCGCAGGCGTTCTGGGACGAGGTGGAACAGCGGTTCCCGGCGTGGCGGAAAGAGCGGGATTATTTCCAGCGCGAGGGGCGCAAGCTCAAGGCGATGCTGCGGCAAATGTTGTAACCCCCGCGACGTCACCCCGCGCGCTTTGCAGCGGCCTGGGCCCAGCGCGCGGCTACGCGCGGGGCGGTGATGCACACCGCCTGGTCGGTCACCGTGGTCACCGCGCGCTCCAGCAGCTGGATGTCAGCTTCATGCTGGCGCGCCACATGCGGGTCTTCGAAGAAAATCGCGCGCTGGCAGCGACCTTCCAGCACCCGGTCGGCAATCTGCGCGTCGCCGCCCATCGGGCCGCTCTGGTAACGGGTCACCCATTCCTGGTCCTGCGGCCAGCCTTTGCTCCAGGCCAGTTCGTTCAGCCGCTGCCCGGTGGTGCCGGTGCCCACGCGGTGCTGGAAACGCGCCAGCACGTCGAAGTGTTCATCGGCAAAGGCCAGCATGGCCGGCTTCATCGCATCGTGGGCGATCAAGGCCAGGGTCTGCTGTTCAAACGCATGCAGGTCGTCCGCGCCGGCGTCTGCCGCTAGCCCCGCGTGCACCCGTTCCACCTCGATCCAGTCACGCGCGGTGGCGACGGTGGAGATGAACGGCTTGCCGTGGATCACGCACTGGCGCTTGAGCGCGGTGGCTTCGGGGAACACAGAAGACGGGTCTACCGGGTCCATGAGGTAGATCGCGCCGTCCAGGGTGCGCTCGGGTGTGCCCATGCCCACCACTTCGGCCACCAGCTTCATCAGGCCGCCCTCGCGGCCGTTGGGGTAGCGGTGCAGGGCAGGGAGGTCCTTGAGGAAGCCCAGGCGCTGGATGGCGTCGTAGGTGCGTCCCACCGCATGCAGTTCAACGCCCAGTTCGCGCAGTCCCGCCTCGCAGGGGCCGAGCCAACGGAACAGCGCGGCGTGCTTGTCATGGTGGTGCAGACGGTTGGCGGCCAAGCCGATGCGCATGGGGCGTCCTTGGGGATGTGATGCCCGACAGTGTAGGGCGATCACCGGTGGCGTAGTGACGCGCCATGCGCGTCAACGCGCCCTGTGATCACCCGTAGAGCAACGCCCTGCGTGGCTGCCCAAGGCCTTCACACCTTTTCGTAGAAGTTGCATAGCCCAAAAACGGGCCACAACCGACATTGACGCCCTCCCAACCGTCAATCAGGACAACCCCGCCATGACCGTCGCCGTTTCCCCCATCGACCCGTCCGTGAAGTCACTGGCCGCCGACCGCAGCGCCCGCATCCGCGCCCTGGGCCGCCTGCTGCGCCACGCCAGCACCGGCGACGCCGATGTACTGCTGGCCGGGCTGGCGCGCATGCTGGACGCGCATATCGGCCACGACCATGGCGATGACGCCAGCAATGGCCGCATTCGTGATCAGCTGGATGAGATTGAGCTGCTGCTGGCGTTGGAGATTGAACGCGCCGGGGTGCGGGTGGGACCGCTGTTGTCCAGCGCAGCTTGATCGCAGGCAATCACGCGCAGACCAGCTGCACGATACTCGCAGCCGCATCCCGCCCTTCGGCCACCGCGGTGACCACCAGGTCCGCCCCGCGTACCGCATCGCCACCGGCAAACAGCTTTGGGTGCGCGGTCTGATACGGCAGACGGCCGGCACCCCCGGCGAGAATGCGGCCGTTGTTCCCGGCTTCCACGCCCTGCGCGGTCAGCCAGGCCGGTGCGCTCGGCGAGAAGCCGAACGCAATGATCACCACGTCCGCTTCCAGCAGCGACTCGCTGCCCTCAATGGCGACCGCGTTGCGACGGCCCTGTGCATCCGGCTCGCCGAGCTGGGTTTCCACCACGGTCACGCCGATCACTTCGTCATCCGCACCCGCCTCGATCGACAGCGGCTGACGATTGAACAGGAAGCGCACGCCTTCCTCGCGCGCATTGGCCACCTCGCGCGCTGAGCCGGGCATGCTGGCCTCGTCGCGGCGGTAGGCACACGTCACCCGTGCCGCGCCCAGCCGCACCGCGCTGCGCACGCAGTCCATGCCGGTGTCGCCGCCACCCAGCACCACCACGCGCTTGCCTTCCAGGTCCGGCAGCGCCATCTGGTCTTCCCAGCCGGCAATCGGCCGACCCTTCGGGTCGTCGCCACTGACGATGCGGCTGTTCTGGACCAGGAACGGCAGTGCCGGCAGCACGCCCTTCAGATCCTGACCGGGCAGGCCGCCGTCGGTGTAGCGGTACGCGCCGGTGCCCACGAACACCGCGTCGTACTCGGCCAGCAGGGTGTCCATCTCGATATCGCGGCCAATTTCCACGCCCAGCCGGAACTGCACGCCCATGCCTTCCAGCACGTGGCGGCGGCGGCTGATCACCGCCTTGTCCAGCTTGAAGCTGGGAATGCCGAACTGCAGCAGACCGCCGATCTGTTCGTAGCGGTCATACACCACTGCCTGCACGCCGGCGCGCGCCAGCCGGTCGGCGCAGGCCAGACCGGCCGGGCCGGCCCCGATCACCGCCACGCGCTTGCCGGTGGACTCCACCGCGCCCAGGTCCGGCGTCCAGCCGGTGGCCAGGGCGGTGTCGACGATGTACTTCTCCACCGCGCCGATGGTGACCGCGCCGAACTCCTCCAGCGTGCAGCTGCCTTCGCACAGGCGGTCCTGCGGGCACACGCGGCCGCACACTTCCGGCAGCGGGTTGGTGGAATGGCACAGCGTGGCTGCTTCGTGGATGCGGTTTTCCTGCACCAGCTGCAGCCACTGCGGAATGGCGTTGTGCACCGGGCACTTCCAGCTGCAGTACGGGTTGCCACAGTCCAGGCAGCGGCCGGCCTGGTACTGCGCGTCTTCCTTGCCGAACGCGCCGTACAGCTCGCCCCAGTCGCCGGAGGTGCGCAGTTCCACCGGAATGCGCTGCGGCATGGTCCGGGGCAGGTCGAGGAATTGGAAGGCTTGCTTGCGGCTCATGGAGTGACCCTGGAATGCTGGGGTTGCCGGCCAGCGGCCGGCACTACCGGTTTTGTTCTGGCGGAGGTCAGGCGGCGCGGCGCAGCGATTCGGTCAGCGACTCGATGCTGGCGGCCTTCGGTTTGACCAGCCAGAACTTGCCGACGTAATCGCGGAACTCATCGAGAATCTGCTGCGCCCAGATGCTGCCGGTCAGCTCGCGGTGGCGGCTGATCAGCGTATGCAGGTGCTGGCGATGATTCTCGAAGCCCTCGGCGGAAATGCGGTGGATGTCGATCAGCTCGTGGTTGTAGCGGTCCACGAAGTCGCGGTCGATATCCAGCACGTAGGCCAGGCCGCCGGTGAAGCCGGCCCCGAAGTTCAGCCCGACCTTGCCCAGCACCAGCACGATGCCGTCGGTCATGTACTCGCAGCAGTGGTCGCCTGCGCCTTCAATCACCGCCAGCGCGCCGGAGTTGCGCACGCCGAAGCGTTCGCCGGCACGGCCCGCGGCAAACAGCTCGCCGCCAGTCGCGCCATACAGGCAGGTGTTGCCGATGATCGCGGTGTTACGTGCTTCGAAGCGTGCCCCACGCGGCGGACGCACCACCAGGCGGCCACCGGCCATGCCCTTGCCGACGTAGTCGTTGGCTTCGCCTTCCACTTCCAGGTTCAGCCCGCCAACGTTGAACGCGCCGAAGCTCTGTCCGGCGGTGCCGCGAAAGCGCAGGGTCAGCGGTGCTTCGCTCATGCCCTGGTTGCCATGCGCGCGGGCAATGGCACCGGACAGTCGCGTGCCGATCGAGCGGTCGGTGTTGTGGATCAGGAAGCGGTGTTCGCCGCCCAGCTTGCCGGCAATCGCCGGAGCCAACAGCCCGTCCATCTGCGTGGCCAAGCTGTCGGGCGATTCGTACAGGCGCTGCGCGGCGCAGTGGCTGCCCGGGAACGACGCCGGCTTCAGCAGACGGCCCAGGTCGACCTTCACGCCGGGGCGCGGGGCTACTTCCAGCTGCTGCAGCAGGTCGGTACGACCGACGATTTCATCCAGCGAACGCACACCGAGGTACGACAACCAGCCGCGCACTTCCTCGGCCAGCAGGCGGAAGAAGTTCTCCACACGTTCCGGCAGGCCGGTGAAGTACTGCGCGCGCAGGCGGTCATCCTGGGTGGCCACACCGGTGGCGCAGTTGTTGAGGTGGCAGATGCGCAGGTACTTGCAGCCCAGCACGATCATCGGCGCAGTGCCGAAGCCGAAGCTGTCCGCACCCAGCAGCGCGGCTTTGATCACGTCCAGGCCGGTCTTCAGACCACCGTCGGTCTGCAGCAGGGTGCGTTCGCGCAGGTCGTTGGCCACCAGCGCCTGGTGCGACTCGGCCACACCCAGTTCCCACGGCACGCCGGCATAGCGGATCGAGCTGACCGGGCTGGCCCCGGTGCCGCCGTCATGGCCGGACACCGTGATCAGGTCCGCGCCGGCCTTGACCACACCGGCGGCAATCGTGCCGACGCCGGCGTGGCTGACCAGCTTCACCGACACCAGCGCGCTCGGGTTGACCTGCTTGAGGTCGTAGATGAGCTGGGCCAGATCCTCGATGGAATAGATGTCGTGGTGCGGCGGCGGCGAGATCAGGCCGATGCCCGGCTTGGCGTAGCGCAGCCGCGCGATCAGTTCGTTGACCTTGTGGCCCGGCAGCTGGCCGCCTTCACCAGGCTTGGCCCCCTGCGCGACCTTGATCTGCAGCACTTCGGCGTTGACCAGGTATTCGGCGGTGACACCGAAGCGGCCCGAGGCCACCTGCTTGATCTTGCTGCGCTTGTTGGTGCCGTAGCGGGCGGGATCTTCGCCGCCTTCGCCGGAGTTGCTGCGCCCGCCCAGGCGGTTCATCGCAATCGCAAGCGCTTCATGCGCTTCCGGCGACAGCGCACCGAGACTGATCGCGGCGGTGTCGAAACGACGGAACAGGTCTTCGGCCGGTGCCACCTCACTCAGTGGCGTGGGCGTGGGCGCGGCCTTGAGCTGCAGCAGGTCGCGCAGCGCCGACACCGGGCGGCCGTGCACGGCCTCGCAGTAACGCTGCCAGTCGGCCGCATCACCGCTGCGCGCGGCGCGCTGCAGGGTCATGACCACGTCCGGGTTGTACATGTGGTACTCGCCGCCGTGCACGTACTTGAGCAGTCCGCCCACTTCGGGGTGCAGCAGGTCGTTCCAGGCGCGTACGGTCAGTTCGCGGGCTTCATCATCCAACCGGGTGAAGCCCACGCCAGCCACGCGCGAAGCCGTGTCCGGGAAGCACAGGTCGACCACTTCATCGTCCAGCCCGACAATCTCGAACAGCTGCGCGCCGCGGTAGCTGGCCACGGTACAGATGCCCATCTTCGAGATGATCTTGGACAGGCCCTTGTAGATGCCCTTGCGGTAGCTGCGGCCGATCTGCGACTGCTCGCCGCCCTTCTTCAACTGCAGGATGCCGCGACGGCCCAGGTCGAACAGGGTCTGGTAAGCCAGGTACGGATACACCGCGGTCGCACCGAAGCCGAGCAGGCAGGCCATGTGGTGCGGATCGCGCGCGGTGCCGGTTTCCAGAATCAGGTTCACGTCGCAGCGCAGGCCGGCGTTGGACAGGTGATGATGCACC is part of the Stenotrophomonas oahuensis genome and encodes:
- a CDS encoding M48 family metallopeptidase; the protein is MSGLLRRLISPAPPTLQRDTVRLRLEDAEIDVLRVRDPRARRIKLSVDERGVRLTLPPRASLVMGERFLQEHRGWLSEQLRNYQSHNLPPPLVIGEPGLLPLRGELLPLRWETGRYAHFELGVDEACLHWPARGTDAMLKRTLREFYEAQTRADVGQWLPRYLPGLPRAPARLRLKVMSSQWGSLAPDGSMALDLALVLGRPSAFEYVLVHELCHLIQANHSQAFWDEVEQRFPAWRKERDYFQREGRKLKAMLRQML
- a CDS encoding methylglyoxal synthase; the encoded protein is MRIGLAANRLHHHDKHAALFRWLGPCEAGLRELGVELHAVGRTYDAIQRLGFLKDLPALHRYPNGREGGLMKLVAEVVGMGTPERTLDGAIYLMDPVDPSSVFPEATALKRQCVIHGKPFISTVATARDWIEVERVHAGLAADAGADDLHAFEQQTLALIAHDAMKPAMLAFADEHFDVLARFQHRVGTGTTGQRLNELAWSKGWPQDQEWVTRYQSGPMGGDAQIADRVLEGRCQRAIFFEDPHVARQHEADIQLLERAVTTVTDQAVCITAPRVAARWAQAAAKRAG
- a CDS encoding FAD-dependent oxidoreductase yields the protein MSRKQAFQFLDLPRTMPQRIPVELRTSGDWGELYGAFGKEDAQYQAGRCLDCGNPYCSWKCPVHNAIPQWLQLVQENRIHEAATLCHSTNPLPEVCGRVCPQDRLCEGSCTLEEFGAVTIGAVEKYIVDTALATGWTPDLGAVESTGKRVAVIGAGPAGLACADRLARAGVQAVVYDRYEQIGGLLQFGIPSFKLDKAVISRRRHVLEGMGVQFRLGVEIGRDIEMDTLLAEYDAVFVGTGAYRYTDGGLPGQDLKGVLPALPFLVQNSRIVSGDDPKGRPIAGWEDQMALPDLEGKRVVVLGGGDTGMDCVRSAVRLGAARVTCAYRRDEASMPGSAREVANAREEGVRFLFNRQPLSIEAGADDEVIGVTVVETQLGEPDAQGRRNAVAIEGSESLLEADVVIIAFGFSPSAPAWLTAQGVEAGNNGRILAGGAGRLPYQTAHPKLFAGGDAVRGADLVVTAVAEGRDAAASIVQLVCA
- the gltB gene encoding glutamate synthase large subunit, whose product is MAPRNRQGLYDPQDERDACGFGMVAQLDDQPSRLLVDTAIAALSRMTHRGGVAADGLTGDGCGLLLRRPTVFLKALAAEAGLTLGAQHAAGVVFLPHDETAAAHCRATLEQTLRDAGCQPLGWRVVPTDPSVCGQLARDTLPHIEQLFVDAGPGQDEAGFTLALFLARRRSEQQLREHADFYVTTLTPNAISYKGMVLPDKLSRFYTDLQRSDLASSAIVFHQRFSTNTLPRWPLAHPFRMLAHNGEINTIEGNRRWAQARSKVWKTPRFDIAEFDPVISMHGSDSQSLDNMLELMVSAGMELIQALRILVPPATQSLEFKDADLAAFYEFYGLNSEPWDGPAGIVACDGRYAACTLDRNGLRPARWMLTSDRHFLIASEAGVWEVPAERVVRKGKLGPGEMMAIDLKRGDLLDSDAIDRINRGRAPYKQWLQQGVTYLQTELIDPSLVEEPFDERTLRSYHKLFQLSTEEVEQVLRPLAETEQEATGSMGDDTPMAVLSQHSRPLYDYFRQAFAQVTNPPIDPLREDCVMSLTTQLGKETNIFHAGAETVNHVILNSPVLSQRKLRQLLKMPQYTDRNRLIDLSYSLEEGLKAGIERICAEVEAAAREGIVMLLLSDRYPVADRPMVHALLATSAVHHHLSNAGLRCDVNLILETGTARDPHHMACLLGFGATAVYPYLAYQTLFDLGRRGILQLKKGGEQSQIGRSYRKGIYKGLSKIISKMGICTVASYRGAQLFEIVGLDDEVVDLCFPDTASRVAGVGFTRLDDEARELTVRAWNDLLHPEVGGLLKYVHGGEYHMYNPDVVMTLQRAARSGDAADWQRYCEAVHGRPVSALRDLLQLKAAPTPTPLSEVAPAEDLFRRFDTAAISLGALSPEAHEALAIAMNRLGGRSNSGEGGEDPARYGTNKRSKIKQVASGRFGVTAEYLVNAEVLQIKVAQGAKPGEGGQLPGHKVNELIARLRYAKPGIGLISPPPHHDIYSIEDLAQLIYDLKQVNPSALVSVKLVSHAGVGTIAAGVVKAGADLITVSGHDGGTGASPVSSIRYAGVPWELGVAESHQALVANDLRERTLLQTDGGLKTGLDVIKAALLGADSFGFGTAPMIVLGCKYLRICHLNNCATGVATQDDRLRAQYFTGLPERVENFFRLLAEEVRGWLSYLGVRSLDEIVGRTDLLQQLEVAPRPGVKVDLGRLLKPASFPGSHCAAQRLYESPDSLATQMDGLLAPAIAGKLGGEHRFLIHNTDRSIGTRLSGAIARAHGNQGMSEAPLTLRFRGTAGQSFGAFNVGGLNLEVEGEANDYVGKGMAGGRLVVRPPRGARFEARNTAIIGNTCLYGATGGELFAAGRAGERFGVRNSGALAVIEGAGDHCCEYMTDGIVLVLGKVGLNFGAGFTGGLAYVLDIDRDFVDRYNHELIDIHRISAEGFENHRQHLHTLISRHRELTGSIWAQQILDEFRDYVGKFWLVKPKAASIESLTESLRRAA